A single Neoarius graeffei isolate fNeoGra1 chromosome 23, fNeoGra1.pri, whole genome shotgun sequence DNA region contains:
- the LOC132871160 gene encoding gamma-crystallin M2-like — MGRVIFYEDRNFMGRSYECSSDCSDMSSYLSRCHSCRVEGGCWMVYDRPNFMGNQYFIRRGEYPDYMSNWGWGSNYIRSCRMIPMYRGPYRMRIYERDNFMGQMNEITDDCDSIMDRYHWSGGCHSCHVMDGHWLMYEHPHYRGRMWYFRPGEYRNFRDYSNMNFMSVRRIMDSWY; from the exons ATGGGCAGG GTCATCTTCTATGAGGACAGGAACTTCATGGGCCGCTCTTATGAGTGCAGCAGTGACTGTTCCGACATGTCCTCCTACCTGAGCCGCTGCCACTCGTGCAGGGTGGAGGGCGGCTGCTGGATGGTGTACGATCGCCCCAACTTCATGGGAAACCAATACTTCATCAGGAGGGGCGAGTACCCTGACTACATGAGCAACTGGGGCTGGGGCAGCAACTACATCAGGTCCTGCCGCATGATCCCCATG TACAGGGGCCCCTACAGAATGAGGATCTATGAGAGAGATAACTTCATGGGTCAGATGAATGAGATAACCGACGACTGCGACTCCATCATGGATCGCTACCACTGGTCTGGAGGGTGCCATTCATGCCATGTGATGGATGGCCACTGGCTCATGTACGAGCATCCCCACTACAGAGGCAGGATGTGGTACTTCAGGCCCGGAGAGTACCGTAACTTCAGGGACTACAGCAACATGAATTTCATGAGCGTGAGGCGCATCATGGATTCCTGGTATTGA